The genome window GGTCATTCAGCACTTCGTATGCTTCGGTCGCTTCCCGGAACTTTTCTTCCGCCACCTTATCATTTTGATTGGTATCGGGATGATATTGCTTAGCCAGTTTCCGGTATGCCTTTTTTAATTCTTTTTCATCTGCTGTTTTACTTACACCCAGCACTTCATAATAATCTCTTTTATCTGCCATGATATCCTCTATTTCTACGAACACGAAGAGGGCTGCCGGTTTACTTTCCTGTTTCTGCTCCGCCTGTTATGCCAAGCCCGTTTAACCCAACAGTCCTTTTGTGTTTTTCGCTTATCTGTACTTCTTCCTCCGGCGTCTGCCTTTCTGCTGCCGAAGCCTTTTTCCTGCCGCGCCACACGGTTTTTAATCCCTGTTTTGCCTTGTGCGTCCGCCTGGCTTTCACCTGCGGACGCACATTCATACGATAAGTCTTATTCTTTATTTTTCTTTAAAATCTACGTCAACCACATTATCGTCATCGGAACCGCCTGCCTGCTGACCGGCGTCATTTCCCTCCGGCGCTGCTCCGGCTGCCTGTGCCTGCGAATAAAGCTTGGTCGCCGCCTGCTGCATGGTAGCCGCCAGCTTATCCTTAGCCGCTTTCATGCGCGATACTTCTTCTTCCGTCATGCTTTCTGCTTTGGTCTTATCCAGAATTTCCTTCAGCTCCTTCAATTCCGCCTCCAGCTGTGCTTTATCCGAAGCTTCCAGCTTATCGCCCAGCTCGCCGAGCTGCTTTTCGATCTGGAAGGCAATCGAGTCCGCCTCATTGCGGGCATCAATATTTTCCTTCCGCTTCTTATCCTGCGCTTCAAAAGCCTTGGCTTCTTCTACTGCCTTTTCAATCTCGGCGTCGGATAAATTACTGCTGGCCGTAATAGTGATATTCTGTTCCTTGCCGGTGCCTAAATCCTTGGCACTGACTTTAACAATACCGTTAGCATCAATATCAAAGGTGACTTCGATTTGCGGGATGCCTCTCGGTGCCGCCGGAATTCCATCTAAACGGAACCGGCCGAGCGTCTTGTTATCCGCGGCAAACTCTCTTTCGCCCTGAACAATATGAATATCAACAGCCGACTGGTTATTTTCCGCGGTGGAGAAAACCTGACTCTTCTTGGTCGGAATCGTTGTATTTCTCTCAATCAGCTTGGTGGCTACGCCGCCCAAAGTTTCCAGTCCCAGAGACAACGGCGTAACATCTAACAGCAGGATATCGCCCGCACCGGCGTCGCCTGCCAGCTTACCGCCCTGAATAGCCGCGCCGATCGCCACACATTCATCCGGATTGATGCCCTTAAACGGTTCCTTGCCGATCAGCTTATAAACCGCGTCCTGCACGGCCGGGATCCGGGTCGAACCGCCGACTAAAAGCACCTTATCAATGTCACCGGCCTTTAAATCAGCGTCCTTTAAGGCCTGATTAACCGGGCCCATCGTCTTTTCGACCAAATCGCTGGTTAATTTATCAAACTCCGCCCGGGTCAGGGTCACGTCCAAATGCTTCGGGCCTTCCTGAGTAGCGGTGATAAACGGCAGATTGATATTGGTCGTAGTCGAGGAGGACAGCTCCTTCTTGGCTTTCTCGGCCGCTTCCTTTAATCTCTGCATAGCCATCTTATCGCTTGACAGGTCAATCCCTTCCTTGCCCTTAAAGTCCTGAACCAAATGATCAATGATTCTCTGGTCAAAGTCATCGCCGCCCAGATGGTTGTTGCCGTTGGTGGCCAATACTTCCAGCACGCCGTCGCCGATCTCGATCAGCGAAACGTCAAAGGTACCGCCGCCTAAGTCATAGACCATAATGGTCTGCTCTTTTTCGTTATCCAAGCCATAGGCCAACGCTGCCGCCGTCGGTTCGTTGATGATCCGTTTCACTTCCAGACCGGCAATCTTGCCGGCGTCCTTGGTTGCCTGCCTTTGGCTGTCAGAGAAGTAAGCCGGTACCGTGATAACCGCTTCGGTTACACTCTCGCCCAAATAGCTTTCGGCGTCCGCCTTCATCTTTTGCAGAATCATCGCCGAAATTTCCTGCGGCGA of Lachnospiraceae bacterium oral taxon 500 contains these proteins:
- a CDS encoding molecular chaperone DnaK; amino-acid sequence: MGKIIGIDLGTTNSCVAVMEGGKPVVIANSEGARTTPSVVAFKKDGERIVGEPAKRQAVTNPDKTIASIKRDMGTDRKVNIDGKNYSPQEISAMILQKMKADAESYLGESVTEAVITVPAYFSDSQRQATKDAGKIAGLEVKRIINEPTAAALAYGLDNEKEQTIMVYDLGGGTFDVSLIEIGDGVLEVLATNGNNHLGGDDFDQRIIDHLVQDFKGKEGIDLSSDKMAMQRLKEAAEKAKKELSSSTTTNINLPFITATQEGPKHLDVTLTRAEFDKLTSDLVEKTMGPVNQALKDADLKAGDIDKVLLVGGSTRIPAVQDAVYKLIGKEPFKGINPDECVAIGAAIQGGKLAGDAGAGDILLLDVTPLSLGLETLGGVATKLIERNTTIPTKKSQVFSTAENNQSAVDIHIVQGEREFAADNKTLGRFRLDGIPAAPRGIPQIEVTFDIDANGIVKVSAKDLGTGKEQNITITASSNLSDAEIEKAVEEAKAFEAQDKKRKENIDARNEADSIAFQIEKQLGELGDKLEASDKAQLEAELKELKEILDKTKAESMTEEEVSRMKAAKDKLAATMQQAATKLYSQAQAAGAAPEGNDAGQQAGGSDDDNVVDVDFKEK